The following proteins are co-located in the Telopea speciosissima isolate NSW1024214 ecotype Mountain lineage chromosome 9, Tspe_v1, whole genome shotgun sequence genome:
- the LOC122639349 gene encoding callose synthase 7-like — MRNVLEEFLEHRHWQRKPTILGLREHIFTGSVSSLAWFMSNQETSFVTIGQRTLANPLRVRFHYGHPDIFDRIFHLTRGGISKASKTINLSEDIFSGFNSTLRGGYVTHHEYIQVGKGRDVGMNQISLFEAKVANGNGEQTMSRDVYRLGRRFDFYRMLSFYFTTVGFYFSSMVTVIIVYVFLYGRLYMVLSGLEGSILLSVQQSNSLEAALATQSVYQLGLLLVLPMVMEIGLERGFRTALGDFIIMQLQLASVFFTFQLGTKAHYYGRTLLHGGAKYRATGRGFVVFHAKFADNYRLYSRSHFVKGLELLMLLIVYDVYGKAYRNLSIYWFVTYSIWFLVASWLFAPFVFNPSGFEWQKTVDDWTDWKRWMGNRGGIGIQQDLSWESWWESELEHLKHTDIWGRVLEIILACRFFIYQYGIVYHLNIAHNSQSFLVYGLSWLVAATVLLVLKMVSMGRRKFGTDFQLMFRTLKLLLFFSFLSVMTVLFVVCGLTIVDLFASILCFMPTGWAILLIGQACRSMMKGIGFWDSIKELARGYEYVMGILIFMPIVILSWFPFVTEFQTRLLFNQAFSRGLQISMIISGRKDKASSSSSTS; from the exons ATGAGAAATGTCTTGGAGGAGTTTTTGGAACATCGTCATTGGCAACGAAAACCCACAATTTTGGGTCTTCGGGAGCATATCTTTACTGGAAG TGTTTCATCACTTGCTTGGTTCATGTCCAATCAGGAGACTAGTTTTGTTACTATTGGGCAGCGAACTTTGGCAAACCCTCTTCG GGTTCGGTTCCATTATGGTCATCCTGACATATTTGACAGAATCTTTCACCTGACTAGAGGTGGCATAAGCAAAGCTTCAAAAACAATTAACTTGAGTGAAGATATATTTTCAG GATTTAATTCAACTCTACGTGGGGGATATGTAACTCACCATGAATATATCCAAGTTGGAAAGGGGCGTGATGTTGGAATGAATCAAATTTCACTTTTCGAGGCTAAGGTAGCAAATGGAAATGGAGAGCAGACAATGAGCCGTGATGTTTATCGGCTAGGACGTCGTTTTGACTTCTATAGAATGCTGTCATTCTACTTTACCACAGTTGGTTTCTACTTCAGTAGCATG GTAACTGTGATTATTGTATATGTGTTTCTATATGGGCGTCTATATATGGTATTGAGTGGCTTGGAAGGGTCTATTCTTTTAAGTGTCCAGCAGAGTAATTCTCTTGAAGCGGCGCTGGCTACCCAGTCTGTCTATCAGCTGGGCTTGTTGCTGGTGCTGCCCATGGTGATGGAAATAGGCCTGGAAAGAGGGTTCCGCACGGCACTCGGTGATTTCATAATCATGCAGCTGCAACTAGCGTCTGTGTTCTTTACCTTTCAACTTGGAACAAAAGCTCATTATTATGGAAGGACACTGTTGCATGGAGGTGCTAAATATAGAGCTACTGGTCGAGGATTTGTTGTGTTTCATGCAAAATTTGCCGATAATTATAGGTTATATTCCCGAAGTCACTTTGTGAAGGGGTTGGAGCTGTTAATGTTGTTGATTGTGTATGATGTTTATGGGAAGGCATACCGTAATTTGAGCATATATTGGTTTGTCACTTATTCCATATGGTTCTTGGTTGCCTCATGGTTGTTTGCTCCTTTTGTGTTTAATCCTTCTGGATTTGAGTGGCAGAAGACAGTGGATGACTGGACAGACTGGAAAAGGTGGATGGGCAATCGTGGTGGTATTGGTATCCAACAGGATTTAAGTTGGGAATCCTGGTGGGAATCTGAACTGGAACACTTAAAACACACAGACATCTGGGGTCGAGTGCTTGAGATAATCCTGGCATGTCGTTTCTTTATCTACCAATATGGCATTGTTTATCACCTTAACATAGCCCACAATAGCCAGAGTTTTCTG GTTTATGGACTTTCATGGCTGGTCGCGGCTACTGTTCTGTTGGTTCTAAAG ATGGTATCAATGGGGAGACGGAAATTTGGCACCGACTTTCAGCTCATGTTCAGAACCCTCAAATTGCTCCTCTTCTTTAGCTTCTTGTCAGTCATGACCGTCTTATTTGTAGTCTGCGGCCTCACAATTGTGGACTTGTTTGCTAGCATTCTTTGCTTCATGCCCACAGGGTGGGCGATACTTCTT ATTGGCCAAGCGTGCAGATCCATGATGAAGGGTATAGGATTCTGGGACTCCATAAAGGAGCTAGCAAGAGGATATGAGTATGTGATGGGAATCTTAATTTTCATGCCCATTGTCATTTTGTCATGGTTCCCATTTGTTACAGAGTTTCAGACACGCTTGCTTTTCAACCAAGCATTCAGTAGAGGTCTACAGATTTCAATGATTATATCAGGCAGGAAGGATaaggcatcatcatcatcatcaactagtTGA